The Paraburkholderia sp. ZP32-5 genome includes a window with the following:
- the thrS gene encoding threonine--tRNA ligase: MVSIRLPDGSVRQYEHPVTVAEVAASIGPGLAKAALGGKIDGELVDTSALIDHDVALAIVTEKDADGLDIIRHSAAHLLAYAVKDLYPEAQVTIGPVIDNGFYYDFSYNRPFTPEDLEKIEKRMQELAKKDEPVSRRVVSRDEAVDYFKSIGEKYKAEIIESIPSTDEIKLYSHGGFTDLCRGPHVPSTGKLKVFKLMKVAGAYWRGDSKNEQLQRIYGTAWTKKEDQDAYLHMLEEAEKRDHRKLGKQLDLFHMQDESPGMVFWHPRGWTLWQQVEQYMRRRVNDAGYLEIKTPMIMDRSLWEASGHWQNYRENMFTTESEKRDYAIKPMNCPGHVQVFNHGLRSYRDLPLRYAEFGSCHRNESSGALHGLMRVRGFVQDDAHIFCTEDQFISESIAFNTLAMSVYRDFGFDNVEIKLSLRPDARAGTDETWDRAEQGLREALTACGVTWEELPGEGAFYGPKVEYHIKDALGRSWQCGTLQLDMVLPERLGAEYVAEDNSRRRPIMLHRAIVGSMERFLGILIEHHAGAMPAWLAPMQVVVMNIAESQAEYAQTLAQSLQKQGVRVEADLRNEKISYKIREHTLEKVPYLLVVGDKEREAQTVAVRARGGVDLGVMPVDAFIERLRQDVQSFK, translated from the coding sequence ATGGTTTCGATACGTCTGCCCGACGGTTCTGTTCGACAGTACGAACATCCGGTGACCGTCGCTGAAGTGGCCGCTTCGATTGGCCCCGGTCTTGCGAAAGCCGCGCTGGGCGGCAAGATCGACGGTGAGCTGGTCGATACGTCGGCGTTGATCGATCACGACGTGGCACTTGCTATCGTCACCGAAAAAGACGCAGACGGCCTCGATATCATCCGCCACTCCGCGGCGCACCTGCTCGCGTACGCTGTGAAGGATCTGTATCCGGAAGCACAGGTCACGATTGGACCGGTCATCGACAACGGCTTCTACTACGACTTCTCATACAACCGCCCCTTCACGCCGGAAGATCTCGAAAAGATCGAAAAGCGCATGCAGGAACTCGCGAAGAAAGACGAGCCGGTGTCGCGCCGCGTGGTGTCGCGCGACGAAGCGGTCGACTACTTCAAGAGCATCGGCGAAAAGTACAAGGCCGAGATCATCGAGTCGATTCCGTCCACCGACGAAATCAAGCTGTATTCGCACGGCGGCTTCACGGATTTGTGTCGCGGCCCGCACGTGCCGTCGACCGGCAAGTTGAAGGTCTTCAAGCTGATGAAGGTCGCGGGCGCCTACTGGCGCGGCGATTCGAAGAACGAACAGCTGCAGCGCATTTACGGTACGGCCTGGACGAAGAAGGAAGATCAGGATGCGTACCTGCACATGCTCGAAGAGGCGGAAAAGCGCGATCACCGCAAGCTCGGCAAGCAACTCGACCTGTTCCACATGCAGGACGAGTCGCCGGGCATGGTGTTCTGGCACCCACGCGGCTGGACGCTGTGGCAGCAGGTCGAGCAATACATGCGCCGCCGCGTGAACGACGCAGGCTACCTCGAAATCAAGACGCCGATGATCATGGACCGTTCGCTGTGGGAAGCGTCCGGTCACTGGCAGAACTATCGTGAAAACATGTTCACGACGGAATCGGAAAAGCGCGACTACGCGATCAAGCCGATGAACTGTCCGGGTCACGTGCAGGTGTTCAACCACGGTCTGCGCTCGTATCGAGATCTGCCGCTGCGCTACGCGGAGTTTGGTTCGTGTCACCGCAACGAGTCGTCGGGCGCGCTGCATGGCCTGATGCGCGTGCGTGGCTTCGTGCAGGACGACGCGCATATTTTCTGTACCGAAGATCAGTTCATCAGCGAATCGATCGCGTTCAATACGCTTGCGATGAGCGTCTACCGCGATTTTGGCTTCGACAATGTCGAGATCAAGCTGTCGCTGCGCCCCGACGCGCGCGCCGGCACGGACGAGACCTGGGATCGCGCGGAACAGGGTCTGCGCGAAGCGCTGACGGCCTGCGGCGTGACGTGGGAAGAACTGCCCGGGGAGGGCGCGTTCTACGGTCCGAAGGTCGAGTACCATATCAAGGACGCGCTCGGCCGTTCGTGGCAGTGCGGCACGCTGCAGCTCGATATGGTGCTGCCGGAGCGTCTTGGCGCCGAATATGTCGCCGAAGACAACAGCCGTCGCCGCCCGATCATGCTGCACCGGGCAATCGTTGGATCGATGGAACGCTTCCTCGGTATTCTGATCGAGCACCATGCTGGTGCAATGCCGGCGTGGCTCGCGCCGATGCAGGTCGTGGTAATGAATATCGCGGAAAGTCAGGCCGAATATGCGCAGACTTTGGCTCAATCGTTGCAAAAACAAGGGGTTAGAGTCGAGGCCGATTTGCGCAACGAGAAGATTAGCTATAAAATACGCGAGCACACGCTGGAAAAGGTCCCATACCTGCTGGTAGTCGGCGACAAAGAGCGTGAAGCCCAAACGGTAGCCGTGCGTGCCCGTGGTGGTGTCGATCTGGGCGTTATGCCTGTTGATGCCTTCATTGAGCGTCTGCGCCAGGACGTGCAGTCGTTCAAGTGA
- a CDS encoding RelA/SpoT family protein, producing MNTETVTNAPHPLPSFDEAMAFVREHAGEVRLSSGELLADHAAGTASIMRKLNVDPPAVLAAALFTLTPHLRDPERVIADNFGEEVAQLVGDVRKLLRLGTISLRATQNAMPETGRDAQAARRVQVEALRKMLLAFAQDIRVVLIRLASRLQSLRYYAAAKVTPSPDVARETLDIYAPLANRLGIWQLKWELEDLAFRFEEPLTYKRIAKLLDEKRVERESYVAQAIERLQQELAAAHIRAEVSGRPKHIYSIWRKMRGKELDFAELYDVRAFRVIVPDIKDCYTVLGIVHNLWQPVPKEFDDYISRPKPNGYKSLHTVVIGDDGRAFEVQIRTHEMHRFAEYGVAAHWRYKEAGARGYGGTFSANEKYDEKIAWLRQLLAWKDEVSEGEHSDERATQPWEQLRQATLDDDHIYVLTPQARVIPLPHGATPIDFAYHLHSELGHRCRGARVDGAMVPLNTALQNGQTVEIVAVKEGGPSRDWLNPQLGYLQSSRARQKVRAWFNAVELQEHIANGRAMVEKTLQREGKTSVNLDQLATRLGFKTTDDLFSVVGKEEFSLRLVEQALHDAPPPEPEIEAPEKFEKRSSGASVARGASTGVLVVGVDALLTQLARCCRPAPPDDICGFVTRGKGMSIHRSDCATFRRMAERAPERVLQTAWSADVMSGRGQSVYPVDLSIEATDRQGLLRDISEVFAREKMNVIGVKTQSRRNAAFMQFTVEVSSSAQIQRACTLLGEITGVMRAARKN from the coding sequence ATGAATACCGAAACCGTCACGAACGCGCCTCATCCTCTTCCTTCCTTCGACGAAGCGATGGCGTTCGTGCGCGAGCATGCGGGCGAGGTGCGGCTGTCGTCGGGCGAACTGCTGGCGGATCACGCGGCGGGCACCGCGTCGATCATGCGCAAGCTCAACGTCGATCCGCCCGCGGTGCTGGCGGCGGCGCTATTTACGCTGACGCCGCATCTGCGCGATCCGGAGCGGGTGATCGCCGACAACTTTGGCGAAGAAGTGGCGCAACTCGTCGGCGACGTGCGCAAGCTGTTGCGTCTCGGTACGATCAGCCTGCGCGCGACTCAAAATGCAATGCCCGAAACCGGACGCGATGCGCAGGCCGCGCGCCGCGTCCAGGTGGAAGCGCTGCGCAAGATGCTGCTCGCGTTTGCACAGGACATCCGCGTGGTGTTGATCCGTCTTGCGTCGCGGCTGCAGTCGCTGCGCTACTACGCGGCGGCGAAAGTGACGCCGTCGCCCGACGTGGCGCGCGAGACGCTCGATATTTACGCGCCGCTTGCTAACCGTCTGGGTATCTGGCAACTGAAGTGGGAGCTCGAAGACCTCGCGTTCCGCTTCGAGGAGCCGCTCACTTACAAGCGCATCGCGAAGTTGCTCGACGAAAAGCGCGTCGAGCGCGAGAGCTACGTCGCGCAGGCGATCGAGCGGCTGCAGCAGGAGTTGGCCGCCGCGCATATTCGCGCGGAGGTGAGCGGACGGCCCAAGCATATCTACAGTATCTGGCGCAAGATGCGCGGCAAGGAGCTCGATTTCGCCGAGCTCTACGACGTGCGCGCGTTCCGTGTGATCGTGCCGGACATCAAGGATTGCTACACCGTGCTCGGCATCGTGCACAACCTGTGGCAGCCGGTGCCGAAAGAGTTCGACGACTATATTTCCCGGCCGAAGCCGAATGGCTATAAGTCGCTGCACACGGTCGTGATCGGCGACGACGGTCGCGCGTTCGAAGTGCAGATCCGCACGCACGAAATGCATCGCTTCGCCGAATACGGCGTGGCCGCGCACTGGCGCTACAAGGAAGCGGGCGCGCGCGGTTACGGCGGCACCTTCAGCGCGAACGAAAAGTACGACGAGAAGATCGCGTGGCTGCGTCAGTTGCTCGCGTGGAAAGACGAGGTGTCCGAAGGCGAACACAGCGACGAGCGCGCGACGCAGCCGTGGGAGCAATTGCGGCAGGCCACGCTCGACGACGACCACATCTACGTGCTGACGCCGCAGGCGCGCGTCATTCCATTGCCGCACGGCGCGACGCCGATCGATTTCGCATATCACCTGCACAGCGAGCTTGGCCATCGCTGCCGCGGCGCGCGTGTCGATGGCGCGATGGTGCCGCTGAACACAGCGCTGCAGAACGGCCAGACCGTGGAGATCGTCGCGGTGAAGGAGGGCGGCCCGTCGCGTGACTGGCTCAACCCGCAACTCGGCTATCTGCAGAGCTCGCGTGCGCGTCAGAAGGTGCGCGCGTGGTTCAACGCGGTCGAACTGCAGGAGCACATCGCGAACGGCCGGGCGATGGTCGAAAAGACCTTGCAGCGCGAGGGCAAAACTTCGGTCAACCTCGACCAGCTGGCTACCCGGCTTGGCTTCAAGACAACCGACGATCTCTTCTCCGTGGTCGGCAAGGAGGAGTTCAGCCTGCGGCTCGTCGAGCAGGCGCTGCATGATGCGCCGCCGCCAGAGCCGGAAATCGAGGCGCCGGAGAAGTTCGAGAAGCGCAGCAGTGGCGCGAGTGTGGCGCGCGGCGCTTCGACCGGCGTGCTGGTGGTGGGCGTCGATGCGTTGCTCACGCAACTCGCGCGTTGCTGCCGCCCCGCGCCGCCCGATGATATTTGCGGCTTCGTTACACGCGGCAAGGGCATGTCGATTCACCGCAGCGACTGCGCGACGTTCCGCCGGATGGCAGAGCGTGCGCCCGAGCGCGTGCTGCAAACGGCGTGGTCGGCGGATGTGATGAGCGGTCGCGGCCAGTCGGTCTATCCGGTCGACCTCAGCATCGAGGCAACCGACCGGCAGGGGCTGCTGCGCGATATCTCCGAAGTATTCGCGCGCGAAAAGATGAACGTGATCGGTGTGAAAACGCAAAGTCGGCGAAACGCGGCGTTCATGCAATTCACCGTCGAAGTGTCGAGCTCCGCGCAGATTCAGCGTGCTTGCACACTGCTTGGCGAAATCACTGGAGTGATGCGCGCGGCGCGCAAGAATTGA
- a CDS encoding RidA family protein: MAVIRHHVGKRLSEMAVHNGTVYLAGQIAEDTEQNIAGQTREVLGHIDRLLGEANSDKSLLLSVQIYISDMVHFAGMNAVWDEWVAQGDTPPRATVEAKLANPKCLVEIVVVAAQRG; this comes from the coding sequence ATGGCAGTCATTCGTCATCACGTGGGCAAGCGTCTTTCGGAAATGGCCGTGCACAACGGCACCGTCTATCTCGCGGGGCAGATCGCCGAAGACACGGAGCAAAACATCGCCGGTCAGACGCGCGAAGTGCTCGGTCACATCGATCGTCTGCTGGGCGAAGCGAACAGCGATAAGTCGCTTCTGCTGTCGGTGCAGATCTACATTTCGGACATGGTGCATTTCGCCGGCATGAACGCGGTGTGGGACGAGTGGGTCGCCCAGGGCGACACGCCGCCGCGCGCGACGGTCGAAGCGAAGCTCGCGAATCCGAAATGCCTCGTCGAAATCGTCGTGGTCGCGGCGCAGCGCGGCTAA
- a CDS encoding alpha/beta fold hydrolase: MTATISASTAGLSAPRQRSVQCASAGGLHRVAYTEWGDPDNPRVLLCVHGLTRSGRDFDRLAAAFADTYRVVCPDVVGRGLSSWLANPNLYAVPQYVADMVTLIARLDVDTVDWFGTSMGGLIGMALAGLPDTPIRKLLLNDVGPHLEPVAVKRIGDYLGKPVRFDTLQQGIDYAAQLAQSFGPLTPQEWREINTPLLREQDGGWVLRYDPRIAQPFAAITEEAAKLGEAALWHSLASFQGPVLVVRGEHSDLLSRETVDKMVATGRLVSRIEIPGVGHAPAFLAEDQIAAARQFFIGPSANAS, from the coding sequence ATGACCGCAACGATCTCAGCTTCCACTGCCGGCCTGTCCGCGCCGCGTCAACGTTCCGTGCAGTGCGCGAGCGCTGGCGGCCTGCATCGCGTTGCCTACACCGAATGGGGCGACCCGGACAATCCACGCGTGCTGCTGTGCGTGCACGGCCTGACGCGCTCGGGACGCGATTTCGATCGCCTCGCCGCGGCGTTCGCCGATACCTATCGTGTGGTCTGTCCGGACGTGGTCGGGCGGGGCCTGTCGTCGTGGCTTGCGAACCCCAACCTGTATGCCGTGCCGCAATACGTCGCCGACATGGTCACGCTGATCGCGCGGCTCGACGTCGATACGGTCGACTGGTTCGGTACCTCGATGGGTGGCCTGATCGGCATGGCGCTCGCGGGTCTGCCCGACACGCCGATTCGCAAGCTGCTGCTGAACGACGTCGGGCCGCACCTCGAGCCCGTTGCCGTGAAGCGCATCGGCGACTATCTCGGCAAGCCCGTGCGTTTCGATACGCTGCAGCAGGGCATCGACTATGCAGCGCAGCTCGCGCAAAGCTTCGGTCCGCTGACGCCGCAGGAATGGCGCGAAATCAACACGCCGCTGCTCCGCGAACAGGACGGCGGGTGGGTGCTGCGTTACGACCCGCGCATTGCGCAGCCGTTTGCGGCCATCACCGAGGAAGCCGCGAAGCTCGGCGAGGCGGCGCTATGGCATTCGCTTGCTTCGTTTCAGGGACCCGTGCTCGTGGTGCGTGGCGAGCACTCGGATCTGCTGTCGCGCGAAACGGTCGACAAAATGGTCGCGACCGGGCGCCTCGTCTCACGCATCGAGATTCCCGGTGTCGGACATGCCCCGGCGTTTCTGGCGGAAGACCAGATCGCGGCCGCGCGCCAGTTCTTCATCGGGCCGTCGGCGAACGCGTCATAA